One window from the genome of Oryctolagus cuniculus chromosome 1, mOryCun1.1, whole genome shotgun sequence encodes:
- the TBX10 gene encoding T-box transcription factor TBX10 — protein MAAFLPAGLSALAPSETHALPMSGWEPQLGTPCPPGPCSSSLGTQARAEPPGQGPKNPHVSGVTVQLEMKPLWEEFHRLGTEMIVTKAGRRMFPTFQVKIRGMDALADYALLMDFLPLDNKRYRYAFHSSAWLVAGKADPATPGRVHFHPDSPAKGAQWMRQIVSFDKLKLTNNLLDDNGHIILNSMHRYQPRFHVVFVDRRRDSARYAQENFKSFVFTETQFTAVTAYQNHRITQLKIASNPFAKGFRDSDADAWPVAPRPLLSVPGPSRGSLRPSLLRDPAQREKGPNKDSASAFGTSARLHPQLLPSPEAPLAPATHRPLAYQELYPGAPGRLKISGARPAPYPLPSIPADRAGGGLPLPAGLGLLSPTALCLGPGQGAQ, from the exons ATGGCAG CCTTCCTGCCTGCCGGCCTCAGTGCCCTTGCACCCTCGGAGACCCACGCCCTGCCCATGAGCGGCTGGGAGCCCCAGCTGGGGACGCCATGCCCCCCAGGCCCTTGTAGCAGCTCCCTGGGCAcgcaggccagggctgagccccccgggcagggccccaagaacccGCATGTGTCCGGTGTGACGGTCCAGCTGGAGATGAAGCCGCTGTGGGAAGAGTTCCACCGGCTGGGCACGGAGATGATCGTCACCAAGGCAGGCAG gagGATGTTCCCCACCTTCCAGGTGAAGATCCGGGGCATGGACGCACTGGCCGACTACGCCCTGCTCATGGACTTCCTCCCGCTGGACAACAAGAGATACAG GTACGCCTTCCACAGCTCAGCCTGGCTGGTGGCGGGCAAGGCGGACCCGGCCACCCCGGGCCGCGTGCACTTCCACCCAGACTCCCCGGCCAAGGGCGCCCAGTGGATGCGCCAGATCGTGTCCTTCGACAAGCTCAAGCTCACCAACAACCTGCTGGACGACAACGGCCAC ATCATTCTCAACTCCATGCACCGCTACCAGCCGCGTTTCCACGTGGTGTTCGTGGACCGGCGCAGGGACAGCGCGCGCTACGCCCAGGAGAACTTCAAGTCCTTCGTGTTCACGGAGACGCAGTTCACGGCCGTGACGGCCTACCAGAACCACCGG ATCACCCAGCTGAAGATCGCCAGCAACCCTTTCGCCAAGGGCTTCAGAGACAGCGACGCCGACGCCTG GCCCGTGGCCCCCCGGCCCCTGCTCAGTGTCCCGGGCCCGAGCCGCGGCAGCCTCAGGCCCAGCCTGCTGAGGGACCCTGCGCAGCGGGAGAAGG GCCCCAACAAAGACTCAGCCTCCGCCTTTGGGACCTCAGCCCGGCTCCACCCGCAGCTGCTGCCCTCCCCTGAGGCCCCGCtggccccggccacccacaggCCTCTCGCCTACCAGGAACTGTACCCCGGAGCCCCAGGCCGACTCAAGATCTCGGGAGCCCGCCCAGCGCCGTACCCCCTCCCCAGCATCCCGGCcgacagggctgggggaggcctgCCCCTCCCAGCGGGGCTGGGGCTCCTGTCCCCCACCGCCCTGTGCCTGGGGCCCGGCCAGGGCGCCCAGTGA
- the ACY3 gene encoding N-acyl-aromatic-L-amino acid amidohydrolase (carboxylate-forming), which yields MCALPVPREPLRRVAVTGGTHGNELSGVHLVRHWLRAPGELRRPSFAATPVLANPAAAAACRRYVGCDLNRAFTSGFLSAKASPDDPYEVTRARELDQLLGPKASGAAFDLVLDLHNTTANVGTCLIAETAHQVFVMHLCRHLQLQTPELPCRVLLYKQPGEESYHVGSVAKNSLGLELGPQPQGVLRADVFSRMRALVASTLDFVELFNQGAAFPAFEMEAYRNLGGVDFPRTADGDLAGTVHPQLQDRDFEPLQPGAPIFQLFSGEDVCYEGESTVYPIFINEAAYYEKGVAFIRTEKFTFSVPALPALAPTPTLVP from the exons ATGTGCGCGCTGCCAGTGCCCCGGGAGCCCCTGCGCCGCGTGGCCGTGACCGGGGGCACCCACGGCAACGAGCTGTCCGGCGTCCACCTGGTGCGGCACTGGCTGCGGGCGCCGGGGGAGCTGCGGAGACCCAGCTTCGCCGCCACGCCCGTGCTGGCCAacccggccgccgcggccgcctgcCGCCGCTACGTCGGCTGTGACCTCAACCGGGCTTTCACCAGCGGCTTCCTCAG CGCGAAGGCCAGTCCAGACGACCCGTATGAGGTGACAAGGGCCCGGGAGCTGGACCAGCTCCTGGGGCCCAAAGCCTCGGGCGCGGCCTTCGACCTGGTCCTGGACCTGCACAACACCACAGCCAACGTGGGCACCTGCCTCATCGCCGAGACGGCCCACCAAGTCTTCGTCATGCACCTGTGCCGCCACCTGCAG CTGCAGACCCCAGAGCTGCCCTGCCGGGTCCTCCTGTACAAGCAGCCGGGGGAGGAGAGCTACCACGTGGGCTCTGTGGCCAAGAACTCGCTGG gcctggagctgggcccgCAGCCTCAGGGCGTGCTGCGGGCCGACGTCTTCTCCCGCATGAGGGCCCTGGTGGCCTCCACTCTGGACTTCGTGGAGCTCTTCAACCAGG gggcCGCCTTCCCAGCCTTCGAGATGGAAGCGTACAGAAACCTGGGCGGCGTGGACTTCCCTCGCACGGCCGACGGGGACCTTGCGGGCACCGTGCACCCCCAGCTGCAG GACCGAGACTTCGAGCCCCTGCAGCCCGGCGCCCCCATCTTCCAGCTGTTCAGCGGCGAGGACGTGTGCTATGAGGGGGAGTCCACTGTGTACCCCATATTCATTAACGAGGCCGCCTACTACGAGAAGGGCGTGGCCTTCATCCGGACGGAGAAGTTCACCTTCTCCGTGCCCGCCCTGCCCgcgctggcccccacccccaccctggtgcCCTAA